In Bacillus horti, a single window of DNA contains:
- the thiE gene encoding thiamine phosphate synthase, whose protein sequence is MFKEFHLYVITGEQFYPNKNYLDVIEQAILGGADIVQLREKNKSKKELLEMAKELKALTAKYNVPFIVNDHMDIALAVDADGIHLGQDDLPLEEARKILGPDKIIGISTHALEEALEAERNGADYIGVGPVFETKSKVDVVDPVGLEYVQEVVANTTIPFVAIGGIKQHNVQQVLDAGAKRICVISAIVGAEDVQEAARALSVTIQKS, encoded by the coding sequence ATGTTTAAGGAGTTTCATTTATATGTGATTACGGGTGAGCAGTTTTACCCGAACAAAAACTATTTAGATGTCATCGAGCAAGCGATATTAGGAGGAGCTGATATTGTTCAGCTGCGTGAAAAGAATAAATCGAAAAAAGAGCTGTTAGAAATGGCTAAGGAGCTTAAAGCGCTAACGGCAAAATACAACGTTCCGTTTATTGTGAATGATCATATGGATATTGCTTTAGCGGTGGATGCTGACGGCATTCACTTAGGACAAGATGATCTACCTTTAGAAGAAGCGAGAAAAATTTTGGGGCCAGATAAAATCATTGGCATCTCTACACATGCTTTAGAGGAGGCATTGGAAGCAGAACGCAATGGTGCTGATTATATAGGAGTAGGACCAGTTTTTGAAACAAAGAGTAAGGTTGATGTAGTGGACCCGGTTGGACTAGAGTATGTACAGGAAGTGGTTGCGAACACGACCATTCCATTTGTGGCTATTGGTGGAATCAAGCAGCATAATGTACAGCAGGTATTAGATGCAGGAGCAAAAAGAATTTGTGTGATTAGTGCAATTGTGGGTGCTGAGGATGTTCAGGAAGCAGCTAGAGCACTCAGTGTAACGATTCAAAAAAGCTAG
- a CDS encoding DUF92 domain-containing protein, giving the protein MEWLIALFCSTLLALIAYFKRKLSFSGLFAAIAVGTSIFGATGIYGFIVLFFFFVSSTLLGMIKRVSHSAVERVVEKGDRRDYLQVFANGGLAAASALAYALLNDAVFLVVMCASLAAATADTWASELGRWSKARPIHILTREKVEPGTSGAITTLGTLASVSGAVFLALVSIPLILQGKGNLGFESYMAIMLIVVAGWLGNWMDTYVGAKWQVRYQCPDCLAFTEKTVCHTQTVQVAGIRWMNNDMVNAICTVSAGFFAVFLTLMFRFL; this is encoded by the coding sequence ATGGAGTGGCTTATCGCTTTATTTTGTAGCACATTGCTTGCATTAATCGCTTATTTTAAAAGGAAATTATCTTTTAGTGGTTTATTTGCTGCTATAGCTGTTGGAACATCCATTTTCGGTGCAACCGGGATTTACGGATTTATTGTACTCTTTTTCTTTTTCGTATCCTCTACCTTGTTAGGCATGATTAAGCGTGTAAGTCATTCGGCTGTAGAACGTGTTGTAGAAAAGGGGGATCGTAGAGACTACCTTCAGGTTTTCGCTAATGGTGGGCTGGCTGCTGCTAGTGCTTTGGCTTACGCGCTATTAAATGACGCTGTTTTTCTTGTTGTCATGTGTGCCTCTTTAGCAGCCGCTACAGCAGATACCTGGGCATCAGAGCTAGGGCGATGGAGCAAAGCAAGACCTATACATATTCTAACTAGAGAGAAAGTAGAGCCTGGAACATCAGGGGCTATAACAACATTAGGAACGTTGGCTAGTGTAAGTGGTGCTGTATTCCTTGCCCTTGTTTCTATTCCATTAATCCTTCAGGGTAAGGGGAATCTAGGCTTTGAGAGCTATATGGCAATCATGTTAATTGTTGTTGCAGGTTGGTTAGGGAATTGGATGGATACTTATGTAGGAGCGAAATGGCAGGTTCGTTACCAATGTCCTGATTGCTTAGCTTTTACAGAAAAAACGGTTTGTCATACTCAGACGGTACAGGTGGCAGGGATACGCTGGATGAACAATGATATGGTCAATGCGATCTGCACCGTTTCTGCTGGTTTTTTTGCTGTATTCCTTACCTTGATGTTTCGTTTTTTATAG
- a CDS encoding effector binding domain-containing protein yields the protein MEPVIVEHDELKLIGIPCISLKDMKNKFVLAKESLLSSTKHFPQVVNHNIHYGIWPMEESQNNPETHAYILCVEVSTFEQIPEWFVKITLPKQRNVVVANEEGNFDAAGEVILSYIQDHHIKLSSDNLTYRICEKYNYDAEGFSRYSLPIASHSIV from the coding sequence ATGGAACCAGTAATAGTAGAGCATGATGAATTGAAGTTGATAGGTATACCTTGTATAAGCTTAAAAGATATGAAGAATAAGTTTGTGCTTGCGAAGGAATCCCTTCTTTCATCAACTAAACATTTTCCTCAAGTGGTCAATCACAATATTCATTATGGAATATGGCCAATGGAAGAGTCTCAGAATAATCCTGAAACACATGCGTATATTCTTTGTGTGGAGGTAAGTACCTTTGAGCAGATACCTGAATGGTTTGTTAAAATTACGCTACCCAAACAACGTAATGTAGTCGTAGCCAATGAAGAAGGGAATTTTGACGCAGCTGGTGAAGTCATCCTTTCGTACATCCAAGATCATCACATAAAGCTATCCTCAGATAATCTTACTTATCGAATATGCGAAAAGTATAATTATGATGCCGAGGGCTTCTCACGATATTCGCTGCCAATTGCTTCTCATTCTATAGTATAG
- the nfsA gene encoding oxygen-insensitive NADPH nitroreductase — protein MMKAKEGVSVDSSVHNDIIHKIRQHQSIRKFTSEIVPEEHIRQIVASAQMASTSSNMQAFSIIGVTDKEKKRVLAELAGNQAYIEECSHFLVFCADTHRLKHSAEQEGVDITPALEHVEMFLVSTIDAALAAQNAALASEALGLGIVYIGGIRSRIAEVSEVLNLPDHVYPVFGMCIGYPDQSPGVKPRLPLEAVYFENEYQPFEQVKDKVAAYDQTMSQYYEARTAGKRTDTWSEMMSRSLKDPKRTHLKDFLAERGFLLK, from the coding sequence ATGATGAAAGCAAAGGAGGGAGTTTCAGTGGATTCATCTGTACATAATGACATTATTCATAAAATTAGGCAGCATCAATCTATTCGGAAGTTCACTTCTGAAATTGTTCCAGAAGAGCACATTAGACAAATTGTAGCTTCGGCGCAAATGGCTTCTACATCAAGCAATATGCAGGCTTTTTCTATTATCGGTGTTACGGATAAGGAAAAGAAGAGGGTGCTTGCAGAGCTGGCAGGGAATCAAGCGTATATAGAGGAATGCTCACATTTTCTTGTGTTCTGTGCCGACACGCATCGCTTAAAGCACTCAGCAGAGCAGGAAGGGGTAGATATTACTCCTGCCCTAGAGCATGTAGAAATGTTTCTCGTCTCTACAATTGATGCAGCGTTAGCTGCTCAGAATGCGGCTTTAGCCTCGGAAGCATTAGGATTGGGGATTGTTTATATTGGAGGAATTCGTAGCCGTATTGCGGAGGTAAGTGAGGTCCTTAATTTACCTGACCATGTTTATCCTGTGTTCGGGATGTGTATTGGCTATCCAGATCAAAGTCCAGGTGTAAAGCCTCGCTTACCCTTGGAGGCTGTTTATTTTGAAAATGAGTATCAGCCATTTGAGCAGGTAAAGGACAAGGTAGCGGCCTATGATCAAACAATGAGCCAGTATTATGAAGCTAGAACAGCTGGAAAACGAACAGACACATGGTCTGAAATGATGAGCAGAAGCCTAAAGGATCCGAAACGAACTCATTTAAAGGATTTCTTGGCGGAGCGAGGCTTTTTATTAAAATAA
- the yfkAB gene encoding radical SAM/CxCxxxxC motif protein YfkAB, which translates to MLTQLKSPMSPQNDPWEAIDRRKQFGSNKLTSIEFTVTNLCNLRCEHCAVGDVLTMKDSEERIPLPLIFQRLDEIEHLDTLSITGGEPMFNQQIITDYIVPLLRYAHERGAKTQINSNLTLDLDRYEAILPYLDVLHISFNYVDAQDFYRTAYVHKMHPVSFSQAEKTFNTMVENTIELAKRGVFVSAESLISEHTAGKLSRIHHIIKELGCQRHEVHPLYPSDFARHMKILSLAELRGVYNRLLDERDPDLWILFGTLPFYACNSSEEDLALVKRMKDSHNVTVRNDPDGHNRLNTNIFTGEVIVTDFGDVEPLGNLRTDRLDDCFERWQKHSLFQPFNCYCPQSSCVGPNIIVADTYYRGIDFRERKGISL; encoded by the coding sequence ATGCTTACTCAGCTTAAATCACCTATGAGTCCACAAAATGACCCATGGGAAGCGATAGATCGTCGGAAACAATTTGGATCAAACAAGTTAACTAGTATAGAGTTTACTGTAACAAATTTATGTAATTTACGCTGTGAGCACTGTGCTGTAGGAGACGTGCTTACCATGAAGGATTCAGAGGAGAGAATTCCACTTCCTCTCATTTTCCAACGCTTAGATGAGATCGAACACTTAGATACATTGAGCATTACAGGTGGAGAGCCGATGTTTAATCAACAGATTATTACCGATTATATCGTTCCATTACTACGTTATGCTCATGAACGAGGAGCCAAGACACAAATCAATTCTAATTTAACGTTAGATTTAGATCGTTACGAGGCTATCCTACCTTATTTGGATGTTCTGCATATTTCCTTTAACTATGTGGATGCCCAGGATTTTTATCGAACGGCTTATGTCCATAAAATGCACCCCGTTTCCTTTAGCCAAGCGGAAAAGACATTCAACACAATGGTTGAAAATACAATAGAATTAGCAAAAAGAGGCGTTTTTGTCTCTGCAGAATCTTTAATTTCTGAGCATACAGCAGGCAAGCTTTCACGTATTCACCATATCATTAAAGAATTAGGCTGTCAGAGACATGAGGTTCATCCACTTTATCCAAGTGACTTTGCTAGGCATATGAAAATCTTATCTCTAGCAGAGCTGAGAGGCGTGTACAATCGTCTTCTAGATGAACGCGATCCCGACCTTTGGATTCTATTTGGTACTCTACCCTTCTACGCGTGTAACAGCAGTGAAGAAGACCTGGCTCTAGTTAAGAGAATGAAGGACAGCCACAATGTGACTGTTAGAAACGACCCAGATGGGCATAATCGTTTAAACACAAACATCTTCACTGGCGAAGTCATCGTTACAGATTTTGGTGATGTGGAGCCATTAGGAAATCTCAGAACAGATCGACTAGATGATTGCTTTGAACGCTGGCAAAAGCACTCTCTGTTTCAGCCGTTTAACTGCTACTGTCCACAGTCTAGCTGTGTTGGTCCAAATATTATAGTTGCCGATACGTATTATCGGGGAATAGATTTCCGTGAACGTAAGGGTATTTCTTTATAG
- a CDS encoding C40 family peptidase: protein MHVQSKRFSKYSKLIVSATLSTAFVFGFGFGSDTLHKVEASSSQETQSASQKGKVTAVSGLNLRKGPSTNHERYKVIPHNTQVDILETVDSEWLKVKAGDQVGYVASEYIRVINPAAVSNLAGSELIDEIIETGHTYVGSPYKYAATKGSGSFDCSLFTQTVFEAHGIDLPRDSRSQYQATTKIERNEIRKGDLVFFSLGNPNQIGHVAIYIGEDKLLHATSNGVAVTDFEGSDYYSKRYKGAGRIID, encoded by the coding sequence TGCAAAGCAAGAGGTTTAGCAAGTATAGTAAGCTGATTGTTTCAGCTACTTTGTCCACAGCATTCGTCTTTGGTTTTGGATTTGGTTCAGACACCCTACATAAGGTTGAAGCTTCAAGCAGTCAAGAAACTCAAAGCGCTTCTCAAAAGGGAAAAGTTACCGCTGTCTCTGGTCTTAATTTGCGTAAGGGCCCTTCGACCAACCATGAACGTTATAAAGTGATTCCACATAACACCCAAGTTGATATTCTTGAAACAGTAGATAGTGAGTGGCTGAAGGTTAAAGCAGGAGATCAAGTAGGCTATGTAGCATCCGAATACATAAGAGTGATTAATCCGGCAGCCGTTTCCAACTTAGCTGGAAGTGAGCTAATAGATGAAATTATTGAAACAGGTCATACATACGTAGGTTCACCGTATAAATACGCGGCAACGAAAGGATCAGGCTCCTTTGATTGCTCCCTTTTTACACAAACCGTATTTGAAGCCCATGGTATTGACCTACCTAGAGATTCTCGTTCACAATATCAAGCTACTACAAAGATAGAAAGAAATGAGATCCGTAAGGGAGATTTAGTGTTCTTCTCTCTAGGCAATCCAAACCAAATTGGTCATGTTGCTATTTATATTGGGGAGGACAAGCTTCTTCACGCAACCTCTAACGGTGTAGCCGTAACGGATTTTGAAGGTAGTGATTACTACTCCAAGCGCTATAAAGGGGCTGGACGTATTATTGACTAA
- a CDS encoding metallophosphoesterase family protein produces the protein MKALIISDTHGLTKEVNQVVKREAYKKGFHCGDYCTDPTQYPFNKLELVRGNNDFQKDVPNDKLIKWQGSTFFLTHGHLYQVDYSLLKLRYKAEEVGADIVLFGHTHYPVCFEEDGMIFCNPGSLRQPRGFSTPTYVTLDISKGKNSADKTKLAFTYYDPKGKQVDSLSQTFSR, from the coding sequence TTGAAAGCACTAATTATTAGTGATACACATGGATTGACGAAGGAAGTCAATCAGGTGGTAAAAAGGGAAGCGTATAAAAAAGGGTTTCATTGCGGGGACTATTGCACCGATCCTACACAGTATCCGTTTAATAAGCTGGAGCTAGTACGAGGAAACAATGATTTTCAAAAAGACGTCCCTAATGATAAGCTAATAAAATGGCAAGGCTCTACCTTTTTTTTAACACATGGACATTTATATCAGGTAGATTATTCCTTACTTAAATTGAGATACAAAGCGGAGGAAGTAGGGGCAGACATTGTTCTTTTTGGACATACACATTATCCCGTCTGCTTTGAAGAGGACGGCATGATTTTCTGTAATCCAGGAAGTCTTAGACAGCCCCGGGGTTTCTCTACACCGACCTATGTTACTCTAGATATTTCAAAGGGAAAAAACTCTGCTGATAAGACCAAGCTTGCTTTTACTTACTATGATCCAAAAGGGAAACAAGTAGATTCCTTAAGTCAGACATTTTCAAGGTGA
- the thiD gene encoding bifunctional hydroxymethylpyrimidine kinase/phosphomethylpyrimidine kinase: MIYRALTIAGSDSGGGAGIQADLKTFQELGTFGMSVITALTAQNTQGVHGVYPQSIEAVEAQLEAVLSDIGVDAVKTGMLFNAEIIEAVSKCLKKYGVERIVVDPVMVAKGGHALLHPEAVEAVRKHLIPLSMVITPNIPEAEVIIGEEGISSLADMKEAAKKIYNLGAKNVVLKGGHLSEEESTDVLYDGNEFTYFPVQRIQTKHTHGTGCTFASAIAAGLAKGLSVVEATKVAKEFITCAIEESLELGKGIGPTNHSAYRLRQGS, from the coding sequence ATGATTTATCGTGCCTTAACGATTGCTGGCTCAGATAGTGGTGGTGGAGCTGGAATTCAAGCAGATCTAAAGACATTCCAAGAGCTAGGAACGTTCGGGATGTCAGTCATTACAGCATTGACTGCCCAAAATACGCAGGGCGTTCATGGCGTTTATCCTCAAAGTATTGAGGCTGTAGAGGCTCAATTGGAAGCGGTTCTTAGTGATATTGGGGTAGATGCGGTTAAAACAGGAATGCTCTTTAATGCGGAAATTATTGAAGCTGTATCGAAATGTCTAAAGAAATATGGGGTAGAGAGAATCGTTGTCGATCCGGTTATGGTGGCAAAAGGTGGTCATGCTCTTTTACATCCAGAGGCTGTTGAAGCGGTTCGTAAACACTTAATTCCATTATCTATGGTGATTACTCCAAATATTCCAGAGGCTGAGGTGATTATTGGCGAGGAAGGTATCTCATCCTTAGCTGATATGAAGGAAGCCGCTAAAAAGATCTACAATCTTGGAGCGAAGAATGTAGTCCTTAAAGGTGGTCATTTGTCAGAGGAAGAATCGACAGATGTACTCTATGATGGCAACGAATTCACCTATTTTCCTGTTCAACGTATTCAGACCAAGCATACTCATGGGACAGGCTGTACCTTTGCTTCAGCTATTGCAGCAGGTTTAGCAAAAGGACTATCTGTTGTCGAAGCTACGAAGGTGGCAAAAGAGTTTATTACATGTGCTATTGAGGAATCCTTGGAGCTTGGAAAGGGCATTGGTCCGACGAATCATAGTGCTTATCGTTTGAGACAGGGTTCATAA
- the htpX gene encoding protease HtpX, whose protein sequence is MFRRVGLFILTNILVIATISIVLTILPIGSYITESGNLNLVTLLIFSAVIGFTGAFVSLAMSRWMAKMAMKVQVLKPEDPNLSPFERDLVDKVHRLSQSAGLTVMPEVGIYHSKEVNAFATGPSRRRSLVAVSTGLLETMDADAVEGVLAHEVAHVANGDMVTMTLLQGVVNTFVVFFARIVAFAASRLVRSELQGIVHFIAVIVFQILFSILGSIVVMAYSRYREYHADNGAADLAGKDKMIHALQSLKQYVNRVDDEQKSLSTLKINGKSNFSRLFSSHPELDDRIKRLQSR, encoded by the coding sequence ATGTTTAGACGAGTTGGTTTATTTATCTTAACAAACATTTTAGTTATTGCTACAATTTCAATCGTCCTTACGATTCTTCCGATTGGTAGTTATATAACAGAGAGTGGGAATTTAAATCTAGTCACATTATTAATTTTTAGTGCTGTTATTGGTTTTACGGGAGCATTTGTTTCCTTAGCTATGTCCCGTTGGATGGCTAAAATGGCGATGAAAGTACAGGTGCTAAAGCCTGAAGATCCGAATTTAAGTCCTTTTGAAAGAGATCTAGTTGACAAAGTACATCGCTTATCTCAAAGTGCTGGATTAACCGTTATGCCAGAGGTAGGAATTTATCATTCTAAAGAGGTAAATGCCTTTGCTACAGGTCCATCTAGAAGACGTTCACTAGTTGCTGTTTCTACTGGATTACTAGAAACGATGGATGCAGATGCCGTTGAAGGGGTTCTGGCTCATGAGGTTGCCCATGTCGCTAATGGAGATATGGTCACAATGACTCTTTTACAGGGTGTTGTAAATACGTTCGTTGTATTCTTTGCTCGTATCGTTGCGTTTGCCGCTTCTCGTTTAGTTAGATCTGAGCTACAGGGAATTGTTCATTTTATAGCAGTTATCGTATTCCAAATCCTATTCTCTATCCTTGGAAGCATCGTAGTTATGGCGTATTCTCGTTACCGTGAGTACCATGCGGATAATGGAGCAGCGGATTTAGCAGGAAAAGATAAAATGATTCATGCTCTTCAATCCTTAAAGCAGTATGTAAATCGTGTTGATGATGAGCAGAAGTCCTTATCTACTTTGAAAATTAATGGTAAAAGTAACTTTTCTCGACTGTTCTCCAGTCACCCTGAATTGGATGATCGTATCAAACGTTTACAGTCTAGATAA
- the thiS gene encoding sulfur carrier protein ThiS — protein sequence MKTLLINGREEELEVTTLDEVIQHFQLKPEHVVAEVDGQIVDRSEWANYELNTGMKLELVHFVGGG from the coding sequence ATGAAGACATTACTGATTAATGGTAGGGAAGAGGAATTAGAGGTCACTACGTTAGACGAAGTAATTCAGCATTTTCAGCTTAAGCCTGAGCATGTGGTTGCAGAGGTTGATGGACAGATTGTTGATCGCTCTGAGTGGGCTAACTATGAGCTGAATACGGGAATGAAATTAGAGCTTGTTCATTTCGTAGGAGGTGGCTGA
- the thiO gene encoding glycine oxidase ThiO codes for MNTQKKQVPIAVLGGGVIGLAIAFELAKRKHKVTVIEKGLCGGQATGAAAGMLAPYSEIGEDPDDFFSMCHESLLLYPEWQADVKEVSELDFEYNTSGSLHAVFHEADELALETRLQWQKGWQVQSEIVKGQALRHLEPHLTDDVIAAMYYPGEHHVYSPDYVVALKEACLRLGVGIIENAGAVSFADIRQDGVAIATEQQGNIDADTCIVATGAWTSEYEEALQIRLPIYPIRGQICAFEQGMEEVKHMVFSSQGYVLSKRNGSIVCGASEDVAGFDTSVTDKGINRLLKWSHKLFPFTEIMEPFHKWAGLRPATQDGYPLIGRLGHCPSIIVSSGHYRNGILLSPRNARLVADIYENKPAGLDMNLFNPVRFS; via the coding sequence TTGAATACCCAAAAGAAACAAGTACCGATTGCTGTGCTTGGCGGTGGAGTGATTGGATTAGCGATTGCGTTTGAATTAGCCAAAAGAAAGCATAAGGTTACCGTGATAGAAAAGGGACTATGTGGTGGTCAGGCAACGGGAGCAGCTGCTGGGATGCTGGCTCCCTACTCTGAAATCGGTGAGGATCCTGACGATTTTTTTTCGATGTGCCATGAGAGCTTGCTGCTATATCCAGAGTGGCAGGCTGATGTTAAAGAGGTATCAGAGTTAGATTTTGAATACAATACGTCTGGAAGCTTACATGCGGTGTTTCATGAGGCGGATGAATTAGCCCTTGAAACAAGATTACAGTGGCAAAAAGGCTGGCAGGTACAATCTGAAATTGTAAAGGGTCAAGCCCTTCGTCATTTAGAGCCACACCTCACAGATGATGTTATTGCTGCCATGTATTATCCAGGTGAGCATCATGTCTACTCTCCAGATTATGTTGTAGCTTTAAAAGAGGCTTGTCTCCGCTTAGGTGTAGGGATTATTGAGAATGCTGGAGCAGTCAGCTTTGCTGATATAAGGCAGGATGGAGTAGCAATCGCTACGGAGCAGCAAGGAAATATTGATGCAGATACATGTATCGTGGCAACCGGAGCTTGGACCTCTGAGTATGAAGAAGCTCTCCAGATTCGATTACCGATCTACCCTATTAGAGGACAGATTTGTGCTTTTGAGCAAGGTATGGAAGAGGTTAAGCATATGGTATTTTCCAGCCAGGGGTATGTTCTTTCCAAAAGAAATGGAAGTATTGTATGTGGAGCATCAGAGGATGTAGCTGGATTTGATACGTCCGTGACCGATAAAGGGATTAACCGATTGTTGAAATGGAGTCATAAGCTGTTTCCTTTTACAGAGATCATGGAGCCCTTTCATAAATGGGCTGGACTGCGTCCAGCAACACAGGATGGGTATCCGTTAATAGGTAGATTAGGGCATTGTCCTTCTATTATTGTTTCCAGTGGGCATTATCGTAATGGAATTTTACTAAGTCCGAGAAACGCAAGGCTAGTGGCAGATATCTATGAAAACAAACCTGCAGGTTTGGATATGAATTTATTTAATCCGGTTAGGTTTTCATAA
- a CDS encoding effector binding domain-containing protein has product MECKDTNLTYQIIGTKYTGRFNDYPVFIPNASEEFKTKYKEAFGDESFLRAIVYEPKREESQETGYFYIGAVVEETPNHIPEGMERLQIQGSYGSIRAELDFSKMGEYYNTLINWITNKGLKMHPTEHLIELYHPNTNYETELEIYIPLMDEEK; this is encoded by the coding sequence ATGGAGTGTAAAGACACAAACCTTACATATCAAATTATTGGAACTAAGTATACAGGTCGATTTAATGACTATCCTGTTTTTATTCCTAATGCGTCAGAAGAATTTAAAACGAAGTATAAAGAAGCGTTCGGGGACGAATCGTTTTTAAGAGCTATCGTGTACGAACCGAAGAGAGAAGAGAGTCAAGAAACGGGATATTTTTATATTGGCGCAGTGGTTGAAGAAACCCCAAATCACATCCCCGAAGGTATGGAGCGATTACAGATACAAGGGAGCTATGGCTCAATTAGAGCAGAGTTAGACTTTAGTAAAATGGGTGAGTATTATAATACACTTATCAATTGGATTACAAATAAAGGTTTGAAGATGCATCCTACTGAGCATTTGATAGAGCTTTATCATCCAAATACAAATTACGAAACAGAGCTTGAAATCTACATTCCTCTAATGGATGAAGAAAAATAA
- a CDS encoding thiazole synthase — protein sequence MLGQDRLEIGGKSFSSRFMIGTGRYPNPYIQQEAIKASEAEILTFAIRRVNLDAPDEDAILQHLDGMNFTYLPNTSGAKTADEAVRIARLAKASGISNWIKVEISVNEKTLLPDPIETLKATEILAKEGFVVLPYTSDDPVLCKRLEEAGAAAVMPGGAPIGTGLGILNPYNLGLIVEEANVPIIVDAGLGSAMDIAQAMELGASGVLMNTPVAKAKDPIKMARAMKLAIEAGRLSYLAGRIPKKKYATASSKLENLSSK from the coding sequence ATGCTAGGACAGGATCGTTTAGAGATCGGGGGGAAATCCTTTTCCTCTCGTTTTATGATAGGGACGGGAAGATACCCGAACCCATATATTCAGCAGGAAGCGATTAAAGCTTCTGAAGCAGAAATACTAACGTTTGCCATTCGAAGAGTGAATCTAGATGCGCCTGATGAGGATGCTATTCTACAGCATTTGGATGGAATGAACTTTACGTATCTACCGAATACAAGTGGAGCGAAAACAGCGGATGAGGCGGTACGTATTGCTCGGTTAGCTAAGGCTTCCGGAATTTCAAACTGGATTAAGGTGGAGATCAGTGTTAATGAAAAGACACTACTTCCTGATCCGATTGAAACGCTTAAGGCAACAGAGATTCTGGCTAAGGAAGGCTTTGTAGTGCTTCCATATACATCAGATGACCCTGTTTTGTGTAAAAGGCTAGAGGAAGCAGGAGCTGCTGCTGTTATGCCAGGTGGAGCACCGATTGGTACAGGGCTTGGCATTCTTAACCCATACAATCTAGGTTTAATTGTGGAAGAGGCGAATGTGCCGATTATCGTGGATGCTGGGTTAGGATCGGCGATGGATATTGCTCAAGCGATGGAGCTTGGAGCTTCTGGGGTACTAATGAATACTCCTGTGGCTAAGGCGAAGGACCCGATTAAGATGGCTAGAGCGATGAAATTAGCGATTGAAGCGGGACGCTTGTCTTATCTAGCTGGAAGAATTCCAAAGAAAAAATATGCAACGGCAAGCAGTAAGCTAGAAAATCTTTCAAGCAAGTAG